One genomic segment of Micromonospora sp. WMMC415 includes these proteins:
- a CDS encoding cytochrome P450 produces the protein MDASEAVALLMSPQGRLDPYPTYERLRAHGPVVEAAPAFFVVTGYAEADAILRDARFGVLDDDLRDNLWPGWRQSAAVASISRSMLRTNPPDHTRLRRLAAGAFTPRRVAAMRDVVAAQADQLVDAMAERGRDGTPVDVMADFAYPLPVGVICALLGVPAQDRPLFRRWAADLTGILEPEITPEDLAVADRGATELSDYFAELVAARRRAPADDLTTALVQVHDADGDRLSGDELLANLVVLLVAGFETTTNLLGNGLVVLLDHPREATALRAHPDLAPAHVEELLRYDSPVQLTTRRSDAPARVGGTELPAGSWALLLLGAANRDPRRFPEPARFDPWRAQPHPLSFGAGPHYCLGAGLARLEAQVAFPLLLRRLPGLALAGTPRRRTRLTLRGYDTLPVTVAAAVGDRGTPAGAGPATP, from the coding sequence ATGGACGCATCCGAGGCGGTCGCACTGCTCATGTCGCCGCAGGGGCGGCTCGACCCGTACCCGACGTACGAGCGGCTGCGCGCGCACGGGCCGGTGGTGGAGGCCGCGCCCGCCTTCTTCGTGGTCACCGGGTACGCGGAAGCCGACGCGATCCTGCGCGACGCCCGGTTCGGCGTGCTCGACGACGACCTGCGGGACAACCTCTGGCCCGGATGGCGGCAGAGCGCGGCCGTCGCGTCGATCTCCCGCTCGATGCTGCGGACCAACCCGCCGGACCACACCCGGCTGCGCCGGCTCGCCGCCGGGGCCTTCACGCCACGCCGGGTCGCCGCCATGCGGGACGTCGTCGCGGCGCAGGCCGACCAGCTCGTCGACGCGATGGCCGAGCGGGGACGGGACGGCACGCCGGTCGACGTCATGGCCGACTTCGCGTACCCGCTGCCGGTGGGGGTTATCTGCGCGCTGCTCGGCGTACCCGCGCAGGACCGGCCGCTGTTCCGCCGCTGGGCGGCCGACCTGACCGGCATCCTGGAGCCGGAGATCACCCCGGAGGACCTGGCGGTGGCGGACCGGGGCGCCACCGAGCTGAGCGACTACTTCGCCGAGCTGGTCGCGGCGCGACGGCGGGCACCCGCCGACGACCTGACCACCGCCCTCGTGCAGGTGCACGACGCCGACGGTGACCGGCTCTCCGGCGACGAGCTGCTGGCGAACCTCGTGGTGCTGCTGGTCGCCGGCTTCGAGACCACCACCAACCTGCTCGGCAACGGCCTGGTCGTGCTGCTGGACCACCCCCGGGAGGCCACCGCGCTGCGCGCGCACCCCGACCTCGCGCCGGCGCACGTCGAGGAGCTGCTCCGGTACGACTCCCCGGTCCAGCTCACCACCCGCCGCAGCGACGCGCCGGCCCGGGTCGGGGGCACGGAGCTGCCGGCCGGCAGCTGGGCGCTGCTGCTGCTCGGTGCCGCCAACCGCGACCCCCGGCGCTTCCCGGAGCCGGCCCGGTTCGACCCGTGGCGCGCCCAGCCGCATCCGCTCTCCTTCGGGGCCGGCCCGCACTACTGCCTCGGCGCCGGGCTGGCCCGGCTGGAGGCGCAGGTCGCCTTCCCGCTGCTGCTGCGCCGGCTGCCCGGCCTGGCGCTGGCCGGCACGCCCCGCCGCCGGACCCGGTTGACGCTGCGTGGCTACGACACCCTCCCGGTCACCGTCGCCGCGGCGGTCGGCGATCGCGGTACGCCGGCCGGGGCCGGCCCGGCCACTCCGTAG
- the coaBC gene encoding bifunctional phosphopantothenoylcysteine decarboxylase/phosphopantothenate--cysteine ligase CoaBC: protein MSPRIVLGVGGGIAAYKACELLRLFTESGHQVRVVPTASALRFVGAPTWAALSGQPVADDVWSDVHEVPHVRLGQQADLVVVTPATADLLAKAAHGLADDLLTNTLLTARCPVVLAPAMHTEMWEHPATVANVATLRARGVRVIEPAVGRLTGADTGKGRLPDPAEIFAVARRALARGVAAPADLAGRHVVVTAGGTREPLDPVRFLGNRSSGKQGYAFARTAVARGARVTLVSANVTLPDPAGVDMVRVGTTSELREATLKAAVDADAVVMAAAPADFRPATYATGKIKKSDDGSAPTIELVTNPDIAAELGQRRRPEQVLVVFAAETGDAEANGRAKLARKRADLIVINEVGPDKVFGAETNAATVIGADGSVSRMPEQSKEDLAEGVWDLVVARLVGRS, encoded by the coding sequence ATGTCTCCCCGGATCGTCCTCGGGGTCGGCGGCGGGATCGCCGCGTACAAGGCGTGCGAGCTGCTGCGGCTCTTCACCGAATCGGGCCACCAGGTCCGCGTCGTCCCGACCGCGTCGGCGCTCCGCTTCGTCGGGGCGCCGACCTGGGCGGCGCTCTCCGGGCAGCCGGTCGCCGACGACGTCTGGTCGGACGTCCACGAGGTTCCCCACGTGCGGCTCGGCCAGCAGGCGGATCTGGTGGTCGTGACGCCGGCCACCGCCGACCTGCTCGCCAAGGCCGCCCACGGGCTCGCCGACGACCTGCTCACCAACACACTGCTCACCGCGCGCTGTCCGGTCGTCCTGGCCCCCGCGATGCACACCGAGATGTGGGAGCACCCGGCCACCGTCGCCAACGTCGCGACCCTGCGGGCCCGCGGCGTGCGGGTCATCGAACCGGCGGTCGGCCGACTCACCGGCGCCGACACCGGCAAGGGACGGCTGCCCGACCCGGCGGAGATCTTCGCCGTGGCTCGGCGCGCCCTCGCGCGCGGCGTCGCCGCCCCGGCGGACCTGGCCGGCCGGCACGTGGTGGTCACCGCGGGCGGCACCCGGGAGCCCCTCGACCCGGTCCGTTTCCTCGGCAACCGCTCCTCCGGCAAGCAGGGGTACGCGTTCGCCCGCACCGCCGTCGCGCGGGGAGCCCGGGTGACGCTCGTGTCGGCGAACGTCACGCTGCCCGACCCGGCCGGCGTCGACATGGTGCGGGTCGGCACGACGAGCGAGCTGCGCGAGGCGACGCTCAAGGCCGCCGTCGACGCCGACGCGGTGGTCATGGCGGCCGCTCCGGCCGATTTCCGCCCGGCGACGTACGCGACTGGCAAAATCAAGAAATCGGACGACGGCAGCGCGCCCACGATCGAGCTCGTCACGAACCCGGACATCGCCGCCGAGCTCGGCCAGCGCCGTCGCCCGGAGCAGGTGCTGGTGGTGTTCGCCGCGGAGACCGGCGACGCCGAGGCCAACGGCCGGGCGAAGCTCGCCCGCAAGCGGGCGGACCTCATCGTCATCAACGAGGTCGGCCCGGACAAGGTCTTCGGCGCCGAGACCAACGCGGCGACGGTCATCGGCGCGGACGGCTCGGTCAGCCGGATGCCCGAGCAGTCCAAGGAAGACCTCGCCGAAGGCGTCTGGGATCTGGTCGTCGCCCGGCTCGTCGGCCGTTCCTGA
- a CDS encoding AAA family ATPase, producing MTVRQSIVFNGDLGSGKSTVSVEIAKRLGMRRVSVGDLYRQMAQERQMTALQLNLHAELDQAVDGYVDQLQRDIAASGESLVMDSRLAWHFFTDALKVHMITEPGEAARRVLLRPSGPAESYTSLEEAKARLKERSESERGRFIVRYGVDKARLRNYDLICDTTRATAEDVIEHIVDAYEGRLCPDVLRDTPPLLLLDPARVYPTEDIAALRDLWDTEFVDDVAAAGDEALEPLRIGYTGEYFFVVDGHRRLSAALQNGFRMVPARLVAEVDEPVVGGMSAIDYFTAQVRPSLIHDWEAAHKIELPLPEHALLGRGAVLAGEPGAGS from the coding sequence GTGACCGTTCGTCAGTCGATCGTCTTCAACGGTGACCTCGGCAGCGGCAAGAGCACCGTCTCCGTGGAGATCGCCAAGCGCCTCGGCATGCGCCGGGTCAGTGTCGGCGACCTCTACCGGCAGATGGCGCAGGAGCGGCAGATGACCGCCCTCCAGCTCAACCTGCACGCCGAGCTGGACCAGGCCGTCGACGGCTACGTCGACCAGCTCCAGCGGGACATCGCCGCCTCCGGCGAGAGCCTCGTCATGGACTCCCGGCTGGCCTGGCACTTCTTCACCGACGCGCTCAAGGTCCACATGATCACCGAGCCGGGCGAGGCGGCCCGCCGGGTGCTCCTGCGGCCCTCCGGCCCCGCCGAGAGCTACACCTCCCTGGAGGAGGCCAAGGCCAGGCTCAAGGAGCGCAGCGAGAGCGAGCGCGGCCGGTTCATCGTCCGGTACGGGGTGGACAAGGCCCGGCTGCGGAACTACGACCTGATCTGCGACACCACCCGGGCCACCGCCGAGGACGTGATCGAGCACATCGTCGACGCGTACGAGGGGCGGCTCTGCCCGGACGTGCTGCGGGACACCCCGCCGCTGCTGCTGCTCGACCCGGCCCGGGTCTACCCGACCGAGGACATCGCCGCCCTGCGCGACCTGTGGGACACCGAGTTCGTCGACGACGTCGCCGCGGCCGGCGACGAGGCCCTCGAACCGCTGCGGATCGGCTACACCGGCGAGTACTTCTTCGTCGTCGACGGGCACCGCCGGCTCAGCGCCGCGCTCCAGAACGGGTTCCGGATGGTGCCCGCGCGGCTGGTCGCCGAGGTGGACGAGCCCGTGGTCGGCGGGATGAGCGCGATCGACTACTTCACCGCCCAGGTGCGGCCCAGCCTGATCCACGACTGGGAGGCGGCCCACAAGATCGAGCTGCCGCTGCCGGAGCACGCCCTGCTGGGGCGCGGCGCCGTGCTGGCGGGCGAGCCCGGCGCCGGTTCCTGA
- the fmt gene encoding methionyl-tRNA formyltransferase, whose amino-acid sequence MRLIFAGTPAVAVPALEAVAASRHELVAVVTRPDAPAGRGRGLSRSPVGAWADQHGVEVLTPARPREPEFLDRLRELAPDCVPVVAYGALVPPAALEIPGHGWINLHFSLLPAWRGAAPVQHAVLHGDELTGASVFQLEEGLDTGPVFGTVTDEIRATDTSGDLLERLAHSGAGLLVAVLDAIEDGTARAEPQPADGVSLAPKLTVEDARVRWTDPVFAVDRRIRAATPAPGPWTTFRDERVKLGPVTPVADGPDLKPGELLVEKSRVLAGTATTPVRLGEVRAAGKKAMPASDWARGARVAAGEVFA is encoded by the coding sequence ATGCGCCTGATCTTCGCCGGCACGCCGGCCGTCGCCGTCCCCGCTCTGGAGGCGGTCGCCGCCTCCCGCCACGAGCTCGTGGCCGTGGTCACCCGGCCGGACGCCCCCGCCGGGCGCGGTCGTGGGCTGTCCCGCTCCCCTGTGGGCGCCTGGGCCGACCAGCACGGCGTCGAGGTGCTCACCCCCGCCCGGCCGCGCGAGCCCGAGTTCCTCGACCGGCTGCGCGAGCTGGCGCCCGACTGCGTGCCCGTCGTGGCGTACGGGGCGCTGGTCCCGCCGGCCGCCCTGGAGATCCCCGGGCACGGCTGGATCAACCTGCACTTCTCGCTGCTGCCCGCGTGGCGGGGCGCGGCGCCGGTGCAGCACGCGGTGCTGCACGGCGACGAGCTGACCGGCGCCAGCGTGTTCCAGTTGGAGGAGGGGCTGGACACCGGGCCGGTGTTCGGCACCGTCACCGACGAGATCCGCGCCACCGACACCTCCGGGGACCTGCTGGAGCGGCTCGCCCACTCCGGCGCCGGCCTGCTGGTCGCCGTGCTCGACGCGATCGAGGACGGCACCGCTCGGGCCGAGCCGCAGCCGGCCGACGGGGTGTCCCTGGCGCCGAAGCTCACCGTCGAGGACGCGCGGGTCCGCTGGACCGACCCGGTGTTCGCGGTGGACCGCCGCATCCGCGCCGCCACCCCCGCCCCCGGCCCGTGGACCACCTTCCGCGACGAGCGGGTGAAGCTCGGCCCGGTGACGCCGGTCGCCGACGGTCCCGACCTGAAGCCGGGGGAACTGCTGGTGGAGAAGTCCCGGGTGCTGGCGGGCACCGCCACCACGCCGGTGCGCCTCGGCGAGGTCCGGGCCGCCGGCAAGAAGGCCATGCCGGCGAGCGACTGGGCGCGTGGCGCCCGGGTCGCCGCCGGGGAGGTCTTCGCGTGA
- a CDS encoding primosomal protein N' gives MSGTTRSDRRPAEGSPVARVCVDVPLAHLDRPFDYLVPEALDADAAPGTRVKVRFAGQLVDGWLLERADASEHPRLAYLDKVVSPEPALAPEIARLARAVADRYAGSLADVLRLAVPPRHARVEKEPHQPPEAGEAPPVPDGWRDYPAGPALLRALADGRPARAVWSALPGEDWPARYAEAVAATVAGGRGAVVVVADARDLDRLDAALTGALGPGRHVQLTAALGPARRYRAFLAARRGDVPVVIGTRAAMFAPVHRLGLVAIWDDGDDLHAEPRAPYPHAREVLLTRAQLADVAAVVGGYARTAEAQLLVETGWAREVVADRATVRARTPAIAPTGDDPQLARDPGAATARLPSLAWTTARDALRADAPVLVQVPRRGYLPSVACATCRTPARCPHCAGPLALPSAEGAPACRWCGRVAAAYACPECGGRRLRASVTGARRTAEELGRAFPGVPVRTSGREEVLATVPGGAGLVIATPGAEPVADGGYGAVLLLDSWALLTRADLRAGEEALRRWLGAAALARPAAAGGRVVVVADGGLAPVQALLRWDAAWFAARELAERRDLGFPPAVRMASVTGPPAAVADLLAEARLPEDAEVLGPVPADDDRERMLVRVPRARAAALAGALHAAAGVRAARKAADPVRLQVDPLALF, from the coding sequence CTGAGCGGCACCACGCGCAGCGACCGGCGACCCGCCGAGGGGTCGCCGGTCGCTCGTGTCTGCGTCGACGTGCCGCTGGCCCACCTCGATCGCCCCTTCGACTACCTGGTGCCCGAGGCCCTCGACGCCGACGCCGCCCCCGGCACCCGGGTGAAGGTCCGCTTCGCCGGCCAACTCGTCGACGGCTGGCTGCTGGAGCGGGCCGACGCGTCCGAGCACCCCCGGCTCGCGTACCTCGACAAGGTCGTCTCCCCGGAACCGGCGCTCGCGCCGGAGATCGCACGGCTCGCCCGCGCGGTGGCCGACCGGTACGCCGGCAGCCTCGCCGACGTGCTCCGCCTCGCCGTCCCGCCCCGCCACGCCCGGGTGGAGAAGGAACCCCACCAGCCACCCGAGGCGGGCGAAGCGCCTCCCGTACCGGACGGCTGGCGCGACTACCCCGCCGGCCCGGCCCTGCTGCGGGCCCTCGCCGACGGCCGCCCCGCCCGCGCGGTCTGGTCCGCGCTCCCCGGCGAGGACTGGCCCGCCCGGTACGCGGAGGCCGTCGCCGCGACCGTCGCCGGTGGCCGAGGCGCCGTGGTGGTGGTCGCCGACGCGCGCGACCTCGACCGGCTCGACGCGGCCCTGACCGGCGCCCTCGGTCCCGGCCGGCACGTCCAGCTCACCGCCGCGCTCGGTCCGGCCCGGCGGTACCGGGCGTTCCTCGCCGCCCGCCGTGGCGACGTCCCGGTCGTGATCGGCACCCGGGCCGCCATGTTCGCCCCGGTGCACCGGCTCGGTCTGGTCGCCATCTGGGACGACGGCGACGACCTGCACGCCGAACCCCGGGCCCCCTACCCGCACGCCCGCGAGGTGCTGCTGACCCGCGCCCAGCTCGCCGACGTCGCCGCCGTGGTCGGCGGGTACGCCCGCACCGCCGAGGCCCAACTGCTCGTCGAGACCGGATGGGCCCGCGAGGTCGTGGCCGACCGGGCCACGGTCCGCGCCCGTACCCCGGCCATCGCCCCCACCGGCGACGACCCGCAACTGGCCCGCGACCCGGGCGCGGCCACCGCCCGGCTGCCCAGCCTTGCCTGGACCACCGCCCGCGACGCGCTGCGCGCCGACGCCCCGGTGCTGGTCCAGGTGCCCCGCCGCGGCTACCTGCCGTCGGTGGCCTGCGCCACCTGCCGCACTCCGGCCCGCTGCCCACACTGCGCCGGCCCCCTGGCCCTCCCGTCCGCCGAGGGGGCTCCCGCCTGCCGCTGGTGCGGGCGCGTCGCCGCCGCGTACGCCTGCCCGGAGTGCGGGGGACGGCGCCTGCGGGCCTCGGTCACCGGCGCCCGGCGGACCGCCGAGGAACTGGGCCGGGCGTTCCCGGGCGTGCCGGTACGGACCTCCGGGCGGGAGGAGGTCCTCGCGACCGTGCCCGGCGGTGCCGGCCTCGTCATCGCGACCCCGGGCGCCGAGCCGGTGGCCGACGGCGGCTACGGCGCCGTGCTGCTGCTCGACTCGTGGGCGCTGCTCACCCGCGCCGACCTGCGGGCGGGGGAGGAGGCGTTACGGCGGTGGCTCGGCGCCGCCGCACTGGCCCGTCCCGCGGCGGCCGGCGGCCGGGTGGTGGTCGTCGCCGACGGCGGGCTCGCCCCGGTCCAGGCGCTGCTGCGGTGGGACGCGGCCTGGTTCGCCGCCCGGGAACTGGCCGAGCGCCGCGACCTGGGCTTCCCCCCGGCGGTCCGGATGGCCAGCGTCACCGGCCCACCGGCCGCCGTCGCCGACCTGCTCGCCGAGGCCCGGCTGCCCGAGGACGCGGAGGTGCTGGGCCCCGTCCCCGCCGACGACGACCGGGAACGGATGCTGGTCCGGGTGCCCCGGGCCCGCGCCGCCGCCCTCGCCGGGGCGCTGCACGCCGCGGCCGGGGTGCGCGCCGCCCGCAAGGCCGCCGACCCGGTCCGGCTCCAGGTCGACCCCCTCGCCCTGTTCTGA
- a CDS encoding septum formation family protein, whose translation MALGVVVVALTGCVAPPAGTDGDLVDDWATISAPTAFVPEAGTCHAHVARVGYLGAYDPVPCERPHRVETLHVGTLTGAGATGTTPPSPGSAGTRTAHATCDREATRALGADWRSGRVGLSVVFPSPAAWTGGARWFRCDAAEIRSMDDPSVVTRTARLGGALAGSSPLRHTCFNPAVKDDRIIRMAPVSCTRPHHAEFVGVWVAPDTSYAAFTKNDRRVRDGCLALIAAYAKVPRGEVRFRTGSIWYHPLEAEWRDGNRGVQCFLWVSERNLTRSMKGAGRSGLPMG comes from the coding sequence ATGGCGCTCGGCGTGGTGGTCGTGGCGCTCACCGGCTGCGTCGCGCCGCCGGCCGGCACCGACGGTGACCTGGTCGACGACTGGGCCACGATCAGCGCCCCGACCGCCTTCGTCCCCGAGGCGGGGACGTGTCACGCGCACGTGGCCCGGGTCGGCTACCTCGGGGCGTACGACCCGGTGCCGTGCGAGCGGCCGCACCGGGTGGAGACGCTGCACGTGGGCACGCTGACCGGTGCCGGCGCGACGGGGACGACGCCGCCGTCGCCCGGCTCCGCCGGGACGCGCACCGCGCACGCCACCTGCGACCGGGAGGCCACGCGGGCGCTGGGCGCGGACTGGCGCAGCGGCCGGGTCGGCCTGTCCGTGGTGTTCCCGTCACCGGCCGCCTGGACGGGTGGGGCCCGCTGGTTCCGCTGCGACGCGGCGGAGATCCGGAGCATGGACGACCCGAGCGTGGTCACCCGCACGGCCCGTCTCGGCGGGGCGCTGGCCGGCTCGTCGCCGCTGCGGCACACCTGCTTCAACCCGGCCGTCAAGGACGACCGGATCATTCGGATGGCCCCCGTGTCGTGCACCCGCCCGCACCACGCCGAGTTCGTCGGCGTCTGGGTCGCGCCGGACACCAGCTACGCGGCGTTTACCAAGAACGACCGCCGCGTCCGCGACGGCTGCCTGGCGCTGATCGCCGCGTACGCGAAGGTGCCGCGCGGCGAGGTCCGCTTCCGCACCGGTTCGATCTGGTACCACCCGCTCGAGGCGGAGTGGCGCGACGGCAACCGCGGCGTGCAGTGCTTCCTGTGGGTGAGCGAGCGCAACCTCACCCGCTCGATGAAGGGCGCCGGCCGTTCAGGCCTGCCGATGGGCTGA
- the def gene encoding peptide deformylase: MTVQPIRLFGDPVLRTPADPVVDFDVELRKLVADLTDTMREQNGAGLAAPQLGVGLRVFTFDVDDVVGHLVNPVLEFPDEEEQDGPEGCLSIPGLYFDTKRRQNVIAKGFNGYGDPMQIVGAGLMARCVQHETDHLDGVLFVDRLDAAGRKAAMKAIRQAEWYDPAAPPTVKLSPHAASSPFGLGR, translated from the coding sequence GTGACCGTCCAGCCCATCCGTCTGTTCGGCGACCCGGTGCTGCGCACGCCGGCCGATCCGGTGGTCGACTTCGACGTCGAGCTGCGCAAGCTCGTCGCCGACCTGACCGACACGATGCGCGAGCAGAACGGTGCCGGCCTCGCGGCGCCGCAGCTCGGCGTGGGCCTGCGGGTGTTCACCTTCGACGTCGACGACGTGGTCGGCCACCTGGTCAACCCGGTGCTCGAATTCCCCGACGAAGAGGAGCAGGACGGCCCGGAGGGCTGCCTCTCCATTCCCGGGCTCTACTTCGACACCAAGCGTCGGCAGAACGTCATCGCCAAGGGCTTCAACGGCTACGGCGACCCGATGCAGATCGTCGGCGCCGGCCTGATGGCCCGGTGCGTGCAGCACGAGACCGACCACCTCGACGGTGTCCTCTTCGTCGACCGGCTCGACGCGGCCGGCCGTAAGGCGGCCATGAAGGCGATCCGCCAGGCCGAGTGGTACGACCCGGCCGCCCCGCCGACGGTCAAACTCAGCCCGCACGCCGCCAGCAGCCCCTTCGGCCTGGGGCGGTGA
- the metK gene encoding methionine adenosyltransferase has protein sequence MTRRLFTSESVTEGHPDKIADQISDGILDALLAEDPRSRVAVETLITTGQVHIAGEVTTKAYADIPTIVRRTILGIGYDSSKKGFDGASCGVSVSIGAQSADIAQGVDNAFELRTGASESALDAQGAGDQGMMFGFACSETPELMPLPIALAHRLSRRLAQVRKDGTVPYLRPDGKTQVTIEYEGLRPVRLNTVVVSSQHAADISLESLLTPDVRDHVITPEVESLGLDTEGYRLLVNPTGRFEIGGPMGDAGLTGRKIIVDTYGGYARHGGGAFSGKDPSKVDRSAAYAMRWVAKNVVAAGLAERCEAQVAYAIGKAHPVSLFIETFGTETVPVERIEKAVTEVFDLRPAAIIRDLDLMRPIYAQTAAYGHFGRELPDFTWESTDRAADLKSVAGA, from the coding sequence GTGACACGCCGCCTCTTCACTTCCGAATCGGTCACGGAAGGCCATCCCGACAAGATCGCCGACCAGATCAGTGACGGGATCCTCGATGCGTTGTTGGCGGAGGATCCGCGGAGTCGGGTCGCGGTGGAGACGTTGATCACGACTGGTCAGGTGCACATCGCGGGTGAGGTGACCACGAAGGCGTATGCCGACATCCCGACGATCGTGCGTCGCACGATCCTGGGTATCGGCTATGACTCGTCGAAGAAGGGTTTCGACGGTGCCTCGTGTGGGGTGAGTGTGTCGATCGGGGCGCAGTCGGCGGACATCGCGCAGGGTGTGGACAACGCGTTCGAGTTGCGTACGGGTGCGTCGGAGAGTGCGTTGGACGCGCAGGGTGCCGGTGACCAGGGGATGATGTTCGGCTTCGCGTGTTCGGAGACGCCGGAGTTGATGCCGTTGCCGATCGCGTTGGCGCATCGGTTGTCGCGGCGGTTGGCGCAGGTGCGTAAGGACGGCACGGTGCCGTATCTGCGGCCGGATGGTAAGACGCAGGTGACGATCGAGTACGAGGGTCTGCGTCCGGTGCGGTTGAACACTGTTGTGGTGTCCAGCCAGCATGCGGCGGACATCTCGTTGGAGTCGCTGCTCACCCCGGATGTTCGGGATCATGTGATCACGCCGGAGGTGGAGTCGCTGGGGTTGGATACCGAGGGGTACCGGTTGTTGGTGAATCCGACGGGCCGGTTCGAGATCGGTGGTCCGATGGGTGATGCCGGGCTGACCGGTCGGAAGATCATCGTGGATACGTACGGCGGGTACGCGCGGCACGGTGGTGGGGCGTTCTCGGGTAAGGATCCGTCGAAGGTGGACCGGTCGGCGGCGTATGCGATGCGGTGGGTGGCGAAGAACGTGGTCGCCGCGGGTCTGGCGGAGCGGTGTGAGGCGCAGGTGGCGTATGCGATCGGTAAGGCGCATCCGGTGAGTTTGTTCATCGAGACGTTCGGCACGGAGACGGTGCCGGTGGAGCGGATCGAGAAGGCGGTCACGGAGGTGTTCGATCTGCGGCCGGCGGCGATCATCCGGGATCTGGACCTGATGCGGCCGATCTACGCGCAGACCGCCGCGTACGGGCACTTCGGTCGGGAGTTGCCCGACTTCACGTGGGAGAGCACCGACCGCGCCGCCGACCTCAAGTCGGTAGCGGGAGCCTGA
- a CDS encoding transcription antitermination factor NusB gives MTDRADRSDRPDNPRGGRFDAGPAGVPDAARLGRADEPGSTRFGRATGGRPDRAAPRRAGAPRDDRRAGAGRPERGATTGGARPGRRPGPADRPRYAAYEAIEAVNRDDAYANLALPAILRDAGLAGRDAAFATELTYGTLRHLGTLDAILTDAAGRDVARIDPPVRDALRLGAYQLLHTRVPAHAAVSSTVDLVRTVGPGATGFANAVLREVAGRDVDAWVAKLAPPMDTDPVGHLALAHSHPQWIVRAFAEALGGDLGETTRLLIEDNERPPVHLCARPGLADPVELADEVGGAPGAFSPYAVYLGGGAPGDLPALTEGRAHVQDEGSQLVADALAVAPLDGPDGRWLDLCAGPGGKSGLLGAIAAQRGARLTAVEVSEHRARLVAQATRDLPVTVLNTDGRAVGDHPKLAEEHFDRVLVDAPCTGLGSLRRRPESRWRRQPSDLPALTRLQRELLGAALRAVRPGGVVAYVTCSPHTVETHVTVTESARRAGVPVDFVDARPLLPAGMPGLGGGPTVQLWPHRHGTDAMFLAVLRRG, from the coding sequence GTGACCGACCGCGCCGACCGCTCCGACCGTCCCGACAACCCCCGCGGCGGCCGTTTCGACGCCGGCCCCGCGGGCGTCCCGGACGCCGCCCGTCTCGGTCGGGCCGACGAGCCCGGCTCCACCCGGTTCGGGCGGGCCACCGGTGGCCGGCCGGACCGCGCCGCGCCCCGGCGGGCCGGTGCGCCCCGCGACGACCGGCGGGCGGGCGCCGGCCGCCCGGAGCGCGGTGCCACCACCGGGGGCGCACGCCCCGGTCGCCGTCCGGGACCCGCCGACCGGCCCCGGTACGCCGCGTACGAGGCGATCGAGGCGGTCAACCGGGATGACGCGTACGCCAACCTGGCGCTCCCGGCGATCCTCCGCGACGCTGGGCTGGCCGGCCGTGACGCCGCCTTCGCCACCGAGCTGACCTACGGCACACTGCGCCACCTCGGCACCCTCGACGCGATCCTCACCGACGCCGCCGGGCGGGACGTGGCCCGGATCGACCCCCCGGTCCGCGACGCGCTGCGGCTCGGGGCGTACCAGCTGCTGCACACCCGCGTGCCCGCGCACGCCGCCGTCTCGTCGACCGTCGACCTGGTCCGGACCGTCGGGCCGGGCGCGACCGGGTTCGCCAACGCGGTGTTGCGCGAGGTCGCCGGTCGGGACGTCGACGCGTGGGTGGCGAAGCTCGCCCCGCCGATGGACACCGACCCGGTCGGCCACCTGGCGCTCGCGCACAGCCATCCGCAGTGGATCGTGCGGGCGTTCGCCGAGGCGCTCGGCGGCGACCTCGGTGAGACCACCCGCCTGCTCATCGAGGACAACGAACGCCCGCCGGTGCACCTGTGCGCCCGCCCCGGGCTCGCCGACCCGGTCGAGCTGGCCGACGAGGTCGGCGGCGCGCCCGGCGCGTTCTCCCCGTACGCGGTCTACCTGGGCGGCGGCGCGCCGGGCGACCTGCCGGCGCTCACCGAGGGCCGGGCGCACGTGCAGGACGAGGGCTCCCAGTTGGTGGCCGACGCCCTCGCCGTGGCCCCGCTCGACGGGCCGGACGGGCGGTGGCTCGACCTGTGTGCCGGCCCGGGCGGCAAGTCCGGCCTGCTCGGCGCCATCGCCGCCCAGCGGGGGGCGCGGCTCACCGCGGTGGAGGTGTCCGAGCACCGCGCCCGCCTCGTCGCGCAGGCCACCCGCGATCTGCCGGTGACCGTGCTGAACACCGACGGCCGCGCCGTCGGCGACCACCCGAAGCTCGCGGAGGAGCACTTCGACCGGGTGCTGGTCGACGCGCCGTGCACCGGCCTGGGGTCGCTGCGCCGGCGGCCCGAGTCGCGTTGGCGCCGGCAGCCGTCGGACCTGCCGGCGCTGACCCGGTTGCAGCGGGAACTGCTCGGGGCGGCGCTGCGGGCCGTGCGCCCCGGCGGTGTGGTCGCGTACGTCACCTGTTCGCCGCACACCGTCGAGACGCACGTGACGGTCACCGAGTCGGCCCGCCGGGCCGGGGTGCCGGTCGACTTCGTCGACGCCCGCCCGCTGCTGCCGGCGGGGATGCCCGGGCTCGGCGGTGGGCCGACGGTGCAGTTGTGGCCGCACCGGCACGGCACCGACGCGATGTTCCTCGCGGTGCTGCGCCGCGGCTGA